In Nocardioides nitrophenolicus, the genomic window GGCAGCCTGCCGGGGATCGTCGAGGCCGACGACCTCGGTACCTACGTCTGCAAGTTCCGGGGCGCCGGCCAGGGAGCGCGGGTCCTGGTGGCGGAGGTCGTGGTGGCGGGGATCGCCCGGTTGCTCGACGTACCCACGCCGGACCAGGTGGTGCTCGACCTCGACCCTGACATCGCCCGCTACGAGGCCGACGAGGAGGTGCAGGACCTGATCAACGCCAGCACCGGGCTCAACCTCGGCATCGACTTCCTGCCGGGCTCCTTCGGCTACGACCCGACGACCGGACCGGACCCCGACCTGGCGGGGCGGGTGCTCTGGCTGGACGCCTTCACCGCGAACGTCGACCGCAGCTGGCGCAACCCCAACCTGCTGGTCTGGCGCGGCACCCTGCAAGCCATCGACCACGGCGCGTCGCTGTACTTCCACCACTCGTGGTCCGGCGGCCCGGGCGATCCGGCCCGCTTCGCCGCGCAGCCGTACGACGCCTCCGAGCACATCCTGCGCGGGTTCGCCGCCCAGGCCGTCGCGCAGGACGCCCAGCTGGCGGCTCGGCTGACCGATGCCGCCCTCACCGAGGTACTGGCCGCGGTGTGCGACGACTGGCTGGAGCCGGTGCCGGGCGCGGAGACCCCCGACGCGCTCCGGGAGAGGTACGTCGCCTTCCTCGCCGCGCGCCGCGACGGCGGCCGGGCCTGGCTCCCGACGCCGGAGATGGCCTCGTGAAGCCGTACCAGTACGTGGCGCTGCGCTGCGTCCCTCGCGTCGAACGCGAGGAGTTCGTCAACGTGGGCGTCGTGCTGCACTGCCCCGCCGAGGACTACCTCGGGGTGCGCTCCTCGGTCGATCCCGACCGGATCCGCGCGCTCGACGCCGACGCCGACATCGCGGCCGTACGGGCGGCGCTGGAGGCGGTCGAGCGGGTGTGTCGCGGCGAGGCACACGCCGACTTCGGGGTGGGACTGCGCGCCACGGCGTACGGCTTCCGGGCCCAGAAGGACGACGTCAGCACCCGCTTCGGGTTCCTGAAGGCCCCGAAGAGCACCGTCCTGCAGCCCGGCCCGGTCCACGGCGGCGTGACGTCCGACCCCGCCCGCACCCTCGAGCACCTCCTGCAGCGGCTCGTTCTCTAGCGCGACCCGTCAGAAACTAGCCCCGAAATCGCGCCGACCCGGCAGAAAGTGGTCTCTGGCGAAGCCACTTTCTGCCGGGTCGGCGCGATACGAGAGCCAGTTTCTGCCGGGTCGGCCTAGACCGGGACCAGCTCGACGGCGCCGACCGCATACCGGGCGAGGATGGTGCGGGCGATCTCGGGGTGGGCGCCGAGGGGCTCGGAGACGGCGACGGCGCCGGCCTCGAGGGCGAGCTCGGTGGCCCGGTCGACCAGGTTGCCGGGTGCCAGGAACAGCGAGGCGACCGCGATGTGGCGGCGGCCCTCGGCGCGGAAGGCGCGGACCGCCTCGCCGGTCGCCGGCGGGGCGCTGGTGGCGTACGCCGCCGTGACGGGCAGCTTGTGGTGCGCGCCCCACAGGCGGGCGAGCCGGGCGACGGCCTGGTTGGCCAGCGGGTCGGACGTGCCGGCGGCCGCGAGCACGAGGGCGTCGAGCTCGCGGACCCGGGCGCCACGCAGGGCCGCGCGCAGCCGCTCGTCGAGCACCTCGAGGAAACGCGGCTCGAGGCCGAGCACGGCCGTGGCGCGGATCTGCAGGCCCGGGTGGCGGGCGGTCGCCTCCGCGATCACCTCGGGTACGTCGACCCGGGCGTGGAAGGCCTCGACCAGCAGCAGCGGTACGACGACGATCTCGTCGTACCCGGCCTTCACCAGCCGGTCCACGACGGTGTGGAAGCCGGGCTTGGCGAGGTCGAGGAACGCCTTCTCGATGCGCAGGTCGGGACGCAACGCCTTCGTGGCGTCGACGAGCGCTGAAACGGTGGCGGCCGAGCGCGGGTCGCGGCTGCCGTGGGCAAGGGCGATGAGTGCCGGGGCGGTCATCGTCGGTTCCCTCCCTCTTCCAGGGTGCGGTCCTCCGGGATCCGGATGGTCATGAGTGGATCCCGCATTCGGTCTTGTTGGTGCCGGCCCAGCGGCCGCTGCGCGGGTCCTCGCCGGGGGCGACCCGACGGGTGCACGGCGCGCAGCCGATGGACGGGTAGCCGTCGTAGACGAGCGGGTTGACGAGCACGCCGTTCTCGGCGATGTAGCGCTCGACCTGCTCGTCGCTCCACCGGGCGATGGGGGAGACCTTGACCTTCTGCTTCTTGGCGTCCCAGCCGATCACCGGCGCGATCACCCGGTTGTGGGTCTCGGCGCGGCGCAGGCCGGTCGCCCACGCGTCGTACCCGGCGAGCGAGTCGGCCAGGGGCTTGACCTTGCGTAGCGCGCAGCACAGGTCGGGGTCGCGCTTGTAGAGCTCGGGGCCGTACTCGGCGTCCTGCTCGGCGACCGACTGCACGGGCGTGATCGAGATCAGGTTGACGTTCATCGTGGCCGCGACGGCGTCGCGGGTGCCGATGGTCTCGATGAAGTGGTAGCCGGTGTCGAGGAAGACGACGTCGACACCGGGCACGACCTTCTCGGCGAGGTGCGCGAGGACCGCGTCGCCCATGGAGGAGGTGATGCAGAACCGCTCGCCGAAGGTGGCGGCGGCCCACTCGATGATGACCTCGGCGGGGGCGAGCTCGAGCTCGGCGCCCCAGTGGGACACCAGCTCGCGGAGCTCCTCAGGCGACCGGCCGGTGGTGTGGGAGCCGCGGAACTCGCGGGCGGCACGCGTCGTGGCGGTGGTCATGAGGCACCTCCTTCTTCGTTGGTACGGGCGTCGGACGCCCGGTTGATGAGGCCGAGCAGCTCGACCTTGAAGGCTCGACGGCACCCTCGGCATTCCCAGCCGGTGGGCTCGTGGGGCCACAGGTCGGTCTCGCCGCAGTACGGGCAGTGGTACGGCACGGCCCGCGACGACACCGACTGCTCGGACATCAGACGGACTCCAGCGCCTTCTCGCCGCGCAGCAGCTCCTCGTCGGCCCGATGGACCCAGGCGTCGAACGCCTCGCCCTCGGTGCGGTCGGCGAGGTAGTTGCGCACCACGGTGCTGACGTAGTCGTCGAGGCCCTTGCTGGTGACCTTGTGGGCGCGCAGCTTGCGGCCGAAGTTGGCGCGCAGGCCGATCGCACCGCCGAGGTGGACCTGGAAGCCCTCGACCTGCTCGCCGTTCTCGTCGACGACGAGCTGGCCCTTGAGGCCGAAGTCGGCGACCTGGGTGCGGGCGCAGGCGTTGGGGCAGCCGTTGACGTTGATGGTGATGGGCGTGTCGAGCTCGGGGAACCGCTTCTCGAGCTCGTCGACCAGGTCGCTGGCGCGGTTCTTGGTGTCGACGATGGCGAGCTTGCAGAACTCGATGCCGGTGCAGGCCATGGTGTTGCGCCGCCAGGCCGAGGGGCGCGCGGAGAGGCCGATCGCGTCGAGCCGGTCGAGCAGCGCGTCGACGACGTCGCCGTCGACGCCGATCAGCACGATCTTCTGGTACGGCGTGAGGCGGGCCCCCGTGACGCCGTACTCGTCGAGCAGGTCGGCGAGCTGGACCAGCAGGGTGCCGGAGACCCGGCCCGCGGTCGGCGCGACGCCGACGTAGAACCGGCCGTCCTTCTGCTCGTGGACGCCGACGTGGTCGCGGTGGCCGACCGGCGCCTCGGGGGAGGCGAGGGTGACCAGCTTCTTGCCGAGGTACTCGTTCTCGAGGACCTCGCGGAACTTCTCGACGCCCCAGTCGGCGACCAGGAACTTCAGCCGGGCGCGCGAGCGCAGCCGGCGGTAGCCGTAGTCGCGGAAGATGCCGGCCACGCCGGACCACACGTCGGGGACCTCGTCGAGCGGGATCCACACGCCGAGCTTCTGGGCGAGCATCGGGTTGGTGGAGAGGCCACCGCCGACCCAGACGTCGAAGCCGGGGCCGTGCTCGGGGTGCACGGTGCCGACGAAGGAGACGTCGTTGGTCTCGGGGGAGACGTCCTGGCTGGGGTGGCCGGTGAGCGCGGTCTTGAACTTGCGCGGGAAGTTCGAGAAGTCCTTGTTGCCGATGAAGCGGCGCTCGATCTCCTCCAGCGCGGACGTGCCGTCGATGATCTCGTCCTTGGCGACGCCGGCCACCGGCGAGCCGAGGAAGGGCCGCGGCGAGTCGCCGCACGCCTCGACGGAGTGCAGGCCGACCGCCTCGAGCCGCTCCCAGATCTCGGGGACGCTCTCGATCTCGATCCAGTGGTACTGGATGTTCTCGCGGTCGGTGACGTCGGCGGTGTCGCGCGCGAAGTCGACGCCGATCTGGCCGAGGGTGCGGACCGCGGCGGGGGAGAGCAGCTTGCCGTCGGAGCGGACCCGCATCATGAAGTAGCGGTCGTCCAGCTCCTCCTCTTCGAGGGCGCCGGTCTTGCCGCCGTCGATGCCGGGCTTGCGCTGGGTGTAGAGGCCCATCCAGCGGAACCGGCCGCGCAGGTCGGCCGGGTCGATCGAGTCGAAGCCGCGCTTGGAGTAGGTGTAGAGGATCCGGTCCCGCACGTTGAGCGGGTCGTCGTCCTTCTTGGACTGCTCGTTCTTGTTGAGCGGCTCGGTGTAGCCGAGGGCCCACTGGCCCTCCGCGCGCTTGGGGCGCGGGATTTCGGTGAACTTGGCTCGCTCGGGCTTGAAGCGCAGGTCAGGCATGCGGAGAGGAGGTCCTTCGCTGATGGGCGCCCACGGTGAGGGGCGCGCGGCTCGGGTGGATGCGGCGGCGGCGTCAGCGGGGCCAACACATCATGCTGCGCGTGCGCCCGAAGTCCACGTGGCGTCGAACCACGAGGTGCGCATGGGTGGCAGCAGTGACCATGTCAATGAGTCTCATCCCTCGGACGGCCCGTCCACAAATCCGAATCTCATTATCTGGATGCAAGTCTCATCATCCGGACGAGTGGGGCCGTGGGCACCCTCGTTCGGCCCTCCGCTGCGACGCATGTCACACCAGGTGTCACCTGTCAGTCCGCCAGCCCGCCGGCCGCACTACGCTGTGCGCCATGAGCGACAACTCCCTCAACGGCGCCCTCGTCAGCAGCGCGTACAACCAGGCCCTGGAGGTCATCGCCTCCGTCGAGCCCCGCATCGCCGACGCGACGCGCCAGGAGCTGGCCGACCAGCGCGCGTCGCTCAAGCTGATCGCGAGCGAGAACTACGCCTCGCCCGCCGTGCTGCTCACCATGGGCACCTGGTTCAGCGACAAGTACGCCGAGGGCACCGTCGGGCACCGCTTCTACGCCGGCTGCCAGAACGTCGACACCGTCGAGTCGCTCGCCGCCGAGCACGCCCGCGAGCTGTTCGGGGCCGAGTACGCCTACGTCCAGCCGCACTCCGGCATCGACGCCAACCTGACGGCCTACTGGGCGATCCTGGCCCACCGGGTCGAGGGCCCCTGGCTCCAGGACGCCGGCGTGAAGAACATGAACGACCTCTCCGACGCCGACTGGGAGAAGCTGCGCCACGAGCTCGGCAACCAGCGCCTGCTCGGCATGAGCCTCGACACCGGCGGCCACCTCACCCACGGCTTCCGGCCCAACATCAGCGGCAAGATGTTCCACCAGCAGCAGTACGGCACCGACCCGGCCACCGGGCTGATCGACTACGACGCGCTGCGGGCCAAGGCCAAGGAGTTCAAGCCGCTCATCCTGGTCGCCGGCTACTCGGCGTACCCGCGCCGGGTGAACTTCGCCAAGATGCGCGAGATCGCCGACGAGGTCGGCGCCACCTTGATGGTCGACATGGCGCACTTCGCCGGCCTGGTGGCCGGCAAGGTGTTCACCGGCGACGAGGACCCGGTCCCCCACGCCCACGTCGTCACCAGCACCTCCCACAAGTCGCTGCGCGGCCCGCGCGGCGGCTTCATCCTGGCCACCGAGGAGTACGCCCCGAGCGTCGACCGCGGCTGCCCGATGGTGCTCGGCGGGCCGCTCTCCCACGTGATGGCCGCCAAGGCCGTCGCCTTCGCCGAGGCGCGCACCCCCGCGTTCCAGACCTACGCGCAGGCCGTGGCCGACAACGCCAAGTCGCTGGCCGAGGGCCTGCAGCGCCGGGGGACCAAGCTGGTCACCGACGGCACCGACAACCACATCGTGCTGCTCGACGTCTCCTCCTTCGGCCTCACCGGCCGCCAGGCCGAGTCGGCGCTGCTGGACGCCGGCGTGGTCACCAACCGCAACTCGGTGCCGGCCGACCCCAACGGCGCCTGGTACACCTCCGGCATCCGGATCGGCACGCCCGCGCTCACCAGCCGCGGCTTCGGTGCGGCCGAGTTCGACGCGGTGGCCGACCTGATCGTCGAGGTCCTCTCGAACACCACGCCCGGCACCACCTCCGCGGGCGCGCCGTCGAAGGCGTCGTACGTCCTCGCGGACGGCGTGGCCGACAAGATCCGCTCGGCGTCGGCCGAGCTGCTCGACAAGCACCCGCTCTACCCGGGTCTCGACCTGGCCTGACTCAGCGCCAGGTGTAGGCCAGCTCCGGCCGGCCGCCGACCCCGCGGTAGCGGGCGCGGCGGTCGGCCAGGCCCTGGTCGGCGAGGTGCTCGAGATAGCGCCGCGCGGTGACCCGCGAGGTGCCGACCAGGTCGGCGACCTCGCTGGCGGACAGGTCGCCCTCGGCGTCGCGCAGTGCGCCGGTGACGGCGCGGAGCGTCTCGGCGCTCATCCCCTTCGGCAGCGGCGCGGGTGCGGTGGGCCGCAGCGAGCCCAGCAGCCGGTCGACCTCGTCCTGGACCACCTCGGCGGGTGTCGCGGCGAGCTGGGCGCGGTAGTCGGCGTACTGCTCCAGCTTCGCGCGGAAGGTCGCGAACGTGAACGGCTTGAGCAGGTAGAGCGCCACGCCCTGGCCGACCGCCTGCCGCACCACCTGCGAGTCGCGCGCGGCGGTGACCGCGATGACGTCGCAGTGGTGGCCCGCGCTCCGCAGGCCCGCCAGCAGCCCCAGGCCGTGCCCGTCGGGCAGGTTGAGGTCGAGCAGCACCAGGTCGACGGCCGCACCCTCGTCGCGCGCGGAGTCGAGGGCGCGGGCGGCCTCGCGCGCCGACCGGGCGACGCCGGCCAGGGTGAACCCGGGGACCCGCTCGACGTATGAAGCGTGCGCCTCGGCGGCGAGCTCCTCGTCCTCGACGACGAGCACCCGGACGCTCATCGCCGGGCCTCCGTGCGGATGGTGACGGTGAACTCGGCGCCACCGAGCGCGGAGCGTCCGATCGTGACCTCGCCGCCGTGGCGCCGGGCGACCTGGCCGACGAGCGCCAGGCCGAGACCGCGGCCGGCGCCGGGCTCGGCCTTGGTGGTCCAGCCGCGGTCGAGGACGTGCGCGGCCGCATCGTCGTCGAGGCCGGGGCCGCTGTCGCCGACCCGGATCTCGAGGCCCGCGTCGTCGCCGGAGAGCCGGACGTCGACCCGGCGCGGCTCGACGGCGGCCACGGCGTCGAAGGCGTTGTCGACGAGGTTGCCGAGCACGGTGACCAGGTCCCGCGGCGCGATCGTGGAAGCGGGCGGCAGCGCGCCGGTGATCCGCAGGTCGACGCCGTGCTCGGCGGCCTCGGCCGACTTGCCGAGCAGCAGTGCGGCGACGACCGGGTCGTCGACCGCACCGACCACCTGGTCGGTGAGCAGCTGGGCGACCTGCAGCTCCTCGGTGGCGAATGCGACGGCGTCGCCGGGCCGGCCCATCTCGATGAGGGTCACGATCGCGTGCAGCCGGTTGGCCGACTCGTGGTTCTGCGAGCGCAGCGACTCGGTGAGCCGCCGGACCACCTCGAGCTCACCGGTCACCGAGCGCAGCTCGGTGTGGTCGCGCAGGGTGACCACGGCGCCGACCTCGCGGCCCTGCCACTCGGCGGGCGCCGAGGAGACCACGAGGATCCGCTCGCCGGCGAGGTAGAGATCGTCGGACTCGGCGGTGCGGCCCCGGGCCGCGGCGACGAGGGCCGGCGCCAG contains:
- a CDS encoding HipA family kinase, whose amino-acid sequence is MSGGGGPRMEQVKVTRYVTPLREGGSLPGIVEADDLGTYVCKFRGAGQGARVLVAEVVVAGIARLLDVPTPDQVVLDLDPDIARYEADEEVQDLINASTGLNLGIDFLPGSFGYDPTTGPDPDLAGRVLWLDAFTANVDRSWRNPNLLVWRGTLQAIDHGASLYFHHSWSGGPGDPARFAAQPYDASEHILRGFAAQAVAQDAQLAARLTDAALTEVLAAVCDDWLEPVPGAETPDALRERYVAFLAARRDGGRAWLPTPEMAS
- a CDS encoding DUF3037 domain-containing protein, whose translation is MKPYQYVALRCVPRVEREEFVNVGVVLHCPAEDYLGVRSSVDPDRIRALDADADIAAVRAALEAVERVCRGEAHADFGVGLRATAYGFRAQKDDVSTRFGFLKAPKSTVLQPGPVHGGVTSDPARTLEHLLQRLVL
- a CDS encoding sirohydrochlorin chelatase — translated: MTAPALIALAHGSRDPRSAATVSALVDATKALRPDLRIEKAFLDLAKPGFHTVVDRLVKAGYDEIVVVPLLLVEAFHARVDVPEVIAEATARHPGLQIRATAVLGLEPRFLEVLDERLRAALRGARVRELDALVLAAAGTSDPLANQAVARLARLWGAHHKLPVTAAYATSAPPATGEAVRAFRAEGRRHIAVASLFLAPGNLVDRATELALEAGAVAVSEPLGAHPEIARTILARYAVGAVELVPV
- a CDS encoding phosphoadenylyl-sulfate reductase, whose amino-acid sequence is MTTATTRAAREFRGSHTTGRSPEELRELVSHWGAELELAPAEVIIEWAAATFGERFCITSSMGDAVLAHLAEKVVPGVDVVFLDTGYHFIETIGTRDAVAATMNVNLISITPVQSVAEQDAEYGPELYKRDPDLCCALRKVKPLADSLAGYDAWATGLRRAETHNRVIAPVIGWDAKKQKVKVSPIARWSDEQVERYIAENGVLVNPLVYDGYPSIGCAPCTRRVAPGEDPRSGRWAGTNKTECGIHS
- a CDS encoding nitrite/sulfite reductase; the encoded protein is MPDLRFKPERAKFTEIPRPKRAEGQWALGYTEPLNKNEQSKKDDDPLNVRDRILYTYSKRGFDSIDPADLRGRFRWMGLYTQRKPGIDGGKTGALEEEELDDRYFMMRVRSDGKLLSPAAVRTLGQIGVDFARDTADVTDRENIQYHWIEIESVPEIWERLEAVGLHSVEACGDSPRPFLGSPVAGVAKDEIIDGTSALEEIERRFIGNKDFSNFPRKFKTALTGHPSQDVSPETNDVSFVGTVHPEHGPGFDVWVGGGLSTNPMLAQKLGVWIPLDEVPDVWSGVAGIFRDYGYRRLRSRARLKFLVADWGVEKFREVLENEYLGKKLVTLASPEAPVGHRDHVGVHEQKDGRFYVGVAPTAGRVSGTLLVQLADLLDEYGVTGARLTPYQKIVLIGVDGDVVDALLDRLDAIGLSARPSAWRRNTMACTGIEFCKLAIVDTKNRASDLVDELEKRFPELDTPITINVNGCPNACARTQVADFGLKGQLVVDENGEQVEGFQVHLGGAIGLRANFGRKLRAHKVTSKGLDDYVSTVVRNYLADRTEGEAFDAWVHRADEELLRGEKALESV
- a CDS encoding glycine hydroxymethyltransferase; this encodes MSDNSLNGALVSSAYNQALEVIASVEPRIADATRQELADQRASLKLIASENYASPAVLLTMGTWFSDKYAEGTVGHRFYAGCQNVDTVESLAAEHARELFGAEYAYVQPHSGIDANLTAYWAILAHRVEGPWLQDAGVKNMNDLSDADWEKLRHELGNQRLLGMSLDTGGHLTHGFRPNISGKMFHQQQYGTDPATGLIDYDALRAKAKEFKPLILVAGYSAYPRRVNFAKMREIADEVGATLMVDMAHFAGLVAGKVFTGDEDPVPHAHVVTSTSHKSLRGPRGGFILATEEYAPSVDRGCPMVLGGPLSHVMAAKAVAFAEARTPAFQTYAQAVADNAKSLAEGLQRRGTKLVTDGTDNHIVLLDVSSFGLTGRQAESALLDAGVVTNRNSVPADPNGAWYTSGIRIGTPALTSRGFGAAEFDAVADLIVEVLSNTTPGTTSAGAPSKASYVLADGVADKIRSASAELLDKHPLYPGLDLA
- a CDS encoding response regulator; the encoded protein is MSVRVLVVEDEELAAEAHASYVERVPGFTLAGVARSAREAARALDSARDEGAAVDLVLLDLNLPDGHGLGLLAGLRSAGHHCDVIAVTAARDSQVVRQAVGQGVALYLLKPFTFATFRAKLEQYADYRAQLAATPAEVVQDEVDRLLGSLRPTAPAPLPKGMSAETLRAVTGALRDAEGDLSASEVADLVGTSRVTARRYLEHLADQGLADRRARYRGVGGRPELAYTWR
- a CDS encoding sensor histidine kinase, with the translated sequence MRLPRPLRDAPVARQVLLLQVGLVLLLVLTGILMASYDARRDSRSRATQRAVAVAQTVADSPTVRSALRSDDPTATLQPWTEDVRRDTDTDFVVVMGLDRTRYTHPDPSQIGGTFVGDVGDAPRGAVFTQQYTGTLGPSVRSVVPVRDGGRVVALVSVGIRVSDIDRGLRRDVTVIVLVGGALLAVALAGAWLLGRRLHRLTHGMGEQELARMYEYYSAVLHSVREGLLLLDGAGRVQLANDEARRLLALPDDVVGTPIEELGLAPALVAAARGRTAESDDLYLAGERILVVSSAPAEWQGREVGAVVTLRDHTELRSVTGELEVVRRLTESLRSQNHESANRLHAIVTLIEMGRPGDAVAFATEELQVAQLLTDQVVGAVDDPVVAALLLGKSAEAAEHGVDLRITGALPPASTIAPRDLVTVLGNLVDNAFDAVAAVEPRRVDVRLSGDDAGLEIRVGDSGPGLDDDAAAHVLDRGWTTKAEPGAGRGLGLALVGQVARRHGGEVTIGRSALGGAEFTVTIRTEARR